The genomic window GCACCATGCCGGAGTCCGGCCAGCATCTGGCGAAGCGCCCAGGCTGGTGGTCCCATACCCATCTGGATGCCTGGATGCTGCTGTTTCTGCTCATGCTGTGCGGCTTCGGGCTTTTCGTGCTCTATAGCGCCTCCGGGCAGGACATCGGTTACGTCAGCCGGCAGGCGATTCGCATGGGGGCGGGTCTGCTGGTGCTGGTTGTGCTGGCTCAGGTTAATCCGAGGCATCTGGCGCGCTGGGCGCCCTGGATCTTTGCCGCCAGCGTGCTGTTGCTGCTGGCGGTGTTGCTGGTCGGGGTGGGTGCCAAGGGTGCGCAGCGCTGGCTGGCACTGCCGGGATTCCGTTTTCAGCCATCGGAAATCACCAAGCTGGTGCTGCCGCTGATGATTGCCTGGTATCTTTCGAGCCGGCCGTTGCCACCGCGGCCATTGCACATTATTGTCTCGCTGGTGCTGCTGGGCATTCCGTCGGTCATGATCATGAAACAGCCGGACCTGGGTACCTCGCTGCTGATTGCGTCCTCCGGCATTTTCGTGCTGCTGCTGTCGGGCATTCTCTGGCGCTACGTGCTGGCCGCCATGCTGGCGGCCGGGGCTGCGTTGCCGGGGCTCTGGATGGTGATGAAAGACTATCAGCGTCAGCGGGTACTCACTTTCCTTGACCCCGAGAGCGATCCGCTGGGCAGTGGCTGGAATATTATCCAGTCCAAGACCGCCATAGGTTCGGGCGGGGTTTGGGGCAAGGGCTATATGGCCGGCACCCAGTCGCAGCTGGACTTTCTGCCCGAGTCCCACACCGACTTCATTATCGCGGTCATTGCCGAGGAAATGGGGCTGATCGGTGTGCTGATTCTGCTGTTCCTGTATCTGCTGGTGATCGGCCGCGGCCTGATCATCGCCAGCCGGGCGCCGGACAGCTTTGGCCGTCTGGTGGCGGGCAGCATTATTCTGACGTTCTTTGTGTATGTATTTGTAAACATCGGCATGGTCAGCGGACTCTTGCCGGTGGTTGGTGTGCCGCTGCCCTTGATCAGTTATGGCGGTACCTCTATTGTGACGCTGATGGCAGGGTTCGGCATTATGATGTCGGTTCATACCCATCGGCAGATGCTGCGTCGTTAAACAGGGATTTAGTATGCAAAAAGTTTTGGTTCCCGCTTTGGTTACACTGGCGCTGGTATTGCAAACCGGCTGTGCTTCAACAGCGGTTGGTCATGTCAGCAAGGACGCAGCCCCGACACCGGTGACGGCGGCCGCTGCCGGCAAGGGCTATTCGCAGCATCCCGAGGCGCTGGGGCTGATCGACGAGATGGTGGCCGAAGGAGTGGATCGCGCCTACCTGGTCAGCCTGCTCGATCAGGCGCAGCGCCAGGAGTCTATTCTCAAGGCCATGTCGCGCCCGGCGGAAAAGCGCCTCACCTGGGGCGAGTACCGCAAGATCTTTATTGAACAGAAACGTATCGACCAGGGCCTTCAGTTCTGGCGCGAGCACGCCGATACCCTGGCCCGGGCCGAGCAGCAGTTCGGTGTGCCGGCTGAGGTGATCGTCGCCATTATCGGCGTTGAAACCCGCTACGGCCGTATTACCGGCAGTTACCGCGTGATCGATGCGCTGGCGACGCTGGGGTTTGACTATCCCAAGCGCGGCGCCTTCTTCCGCGGCGAACTGAAGGAATACGTGCAGCTGGTGCAGGAAGAAAAGGTTGATCCGCTGTCACTCAAGGGCTCCTACGCCGGCGCCATGGGTTACGGTCAGTTTATCCCGTCGAGCTTTCGCGCCTATGCGGTGGACTTCGATGGCGACAACAAGCGTGATATCTGGAGCAATCCGGTGGATGCCATCGGCAGCGTTGCCAACTACTTCGCCCGCCACGGCTGGAAAAAGGGTGAGCCTGTGACCAGCAATGTGGTGATCAATGGCACCGCAGACAGCAGCTGGTTCAATGCCGATCTCAAGCCGGACCTTACCCTGGCGCAGTGGGCCGAGCGCGGCATCAGCACCCGCAAGGACCTGGATCAGACACAGAAGGCGACCCTGATGCAGCTGGAGATGGCCGAAGGTGACGAATATCGCTTTGGTCTGCATAACTTCTACGTCATCACCCGTTACAACCACAGCCGGCTCTATGGCATGGCGGTGCATGAGCTCAGCCAGATGATCGGTGCGGCCTACCGGGGGAGCAAGCAGGGGTGAGTTTCACACAAGTACGCCTGTCTCTGGTAGTAGTGCTAGCGCTGCTGGCCGGTTGTTCGTCTACGGTAAAACAGACCGAAGACAGTACCGGCGGGACCCCCGTACCCGAAGCCAATGCCGGTCGCTATGCCATGAAGCACGACAAGGCGCCGCTGGAAATGGTGGATGTGTCCAAGGTGCCCGATGCAGTGCCGCGGCTGGAGCCCAAAAGCCTGAGGGGGAATCGCAGTCCTTACGAGGTGTTGGGGCAGCGTTACCATATCATCGAGGAAGCGCGGGGCTACAAGGAGCAGGGCACCGCCTCCTGGTACGGTCGCAAGTTCCACGGTTACGAAACCTCCAACGGCGAAGTCTACGACATGTTCAGTATGACGGCAGCGCACAAGTCGCTGCCGCTGCCGAGCTATGTGCGGGTGACCAATGTTGATAACGGCCGCCAGGTCGTGGTGCGGGTGAATGACCGCGGTCCCTTCCATGCAGGACGGGTGATTGACCTGTCCTACGCGGCGGCGTCGCGGTTGGACATGATGGGCGAGGGCACGGCCCGTGTCTCGCTCGAAGTGCTGGATCCGCGCGCGATGCTCGCTGCGGCCCCCGCCCTGACAGCCGGGAAAAAAGTGGCTCCAGGACCCGGGCGCTATCTGCAGGTGGGAGCCTTCTCGGACCGTGCGGCCATCGAGCGCATCGAGCAGAATATTGGGCAGTTGTCTGCGGGTTTGAACCTGCGGGTGTCACCCGTGACCCAGGAAGGCCGCACCCTGTACCGGGTGCAGCTGGGGCCCGTGCCTGACAGCGAAACCGAAGCGCGCCTGATGCGCCAGCTGGCCGATGCCGGTTACACCGCCGCCCGTCCGGTGGACTTACCCCTATCGCCTGAGTAGAGTAGAACTTTTAGTCTTCCAAGACGTCTACCCTGCACCCAATTTTCCGCAGACTGATAACGAGAATCATGGCTCAACGACCGATATACACCCGACTATGCGGCTTTTTCCTCTGTTCACTTCTTGTCGCTGGCCCCGTACAGGCTGAAACGCCTACCCTGAACGCAACCCCGACGCTCAATGCGACCCCGACACTGTCGCCGGCCGAGCTGATTCCGGCGTCGCCCCAGATTGCGGCTACCTCCTATCTGGTGATGGATGCCGAAACCGGCGAGATTCTGCTCTCCGACAAGGAAGACGAGCAGTTTGCCCCCGCCAGCCTGACCAAGATGATGACCGCCTATATCGTCGAGTACGAGCTGGCCAAGGGCAACATCTCCAAGGATGATATGGTGCTGATCAGCGAAAAGGCCTGGCGTACCGAAGGTTCGCGCATGTTCGTGCGTGAAGGTACCCAGGTGAAGCTGATTGACCTGCTGCAGGGCATCATTATTCAGTCGGGCAACGATGCCTCGGTTGCCGTGGCGGAGCACATCGCCGGCAGCGAGTCGGCCTTTGCCGACCTGATGAACCAGCATGCAGGCCTGCTGGGCATGAAGAACACCTATTTCCGCAATGCCACCGGGCTGCCTGCGGATCAGCATATGTCCACGGCGCGCGATCTGGCTATACTGGCGCGGGCGATTATTCGCCAGTTTCCGGAAAACTACCCGATCTATTCCGAGAAGTACTTTACCTACAACGAAATTCGCCAGCCCAACCGCAACCGCCTGCTGTGGCGTGACGACTCGGTTGACGGCCTGAAAACCGGCCACACCGAAGAAGCCGGCTATTGTCTGGTGGCGTCGGCCAAGCGCGATGACATGCGTCTGGTCAGCGTGGTGCTCGGCACCACCAGTGAAGAGTCGCGCGCGCAGGAAACCCAGAAGTTGCTGGCCTATGCGTTCCGCTACTACCGCACTCACAAGCTGTACGATGGCGGCACACCGCTGAATAGCGCCACTGTCTGGGGTGGTCAGGGCGGTGAAGTACGCCTGGGCCTGGCAGATTCCCTGGCGGTTACCGTACCGCGGGGCCAGACCGACCAGCTGGAAGCTGCGCTGGATGTGGATCGCGTGATTAAGGCTCCGGTCGTGCAGGGGCAGGAATATGGCCGCGTGCGGGTAATGCTCAACGGTGAAGTCGTGCGCGAAGTACCGCTGGTTGCGCTGGAAGATGTCGCCGAGGGTGGCCTGCTCAAGCGTATCTGGCACAGCATCCTGCTGTTCTTCCTCAGCCTGATTGGCTAAACAAGTACCCACTGACCCCGCCGCCTTTGCTTTGAAGGCGGATTGAGGAGGCGGATGCCGATGAATATCGTATATCTCAAGGGTCAGTTCATGGCCTCTGAAAAGGCGACAGTGTCGCCTTTCGATCGAGGCTTTCTGTTCGGTGACAGTGTTTATGAGGTGGTGCCCTATTTTCGCGGCATCGGTTTCAGGCTGCAGGAGCATATAGCCCGGCTGGAGCACAGCTTGCGGGCGGTGCGCATTCAGGCCGACACCGACTGGGCCGGGCTGATGGATGAGTTGGTGCAGCGTAACGGTGGTGGCAACATGTCGGTGTATCTGCAGGTGACCCGTGGTGATTGCGGC from Marinobacterium aestuarii includes these protein-coding regions:
- the rodA gene encoding rod shape-determining protein RodA; its protein translation is MSLRDFQRTMPESGQHLAKRPGWWSHTHLDAWMLLFLLMLCGFGLFVLYSASGQDIGYVSRQAIRMGAGLLVLVVLAQVNPRHLARWAPWIFAASVLLLLAVLLVGVGAKGAQRWLALPGFRFQPSEITKLVLPLMIAWYLSSRPLPPRPLHIIVSLVLLGIPSVMIMKQPDLGTSLLIASSGIFVLLLSGILWRYVLAAMLAAGAALPGLWMVMKDYQRQRVLTFLDPESDPLGSGWNIIQSKTAIGSGGVWGKGYMAGTQSQLDFLPESHTDFIIAVIAEEMGLIGVLILLFLYLLVIGRGLIIASRAPDSFGRLVAGSIILTFFVYVFVNIGMVSGLLPVVGVPLPLISYGGTSIVTLMAGFGIMMSVHTHRQMLRR
- the mltB gene encoding lytic murein transglycosylase B, producing the protein MQKVLVPALVTLALVLQTGCASTAVGHVSKDAAPTPVTAAAAGKGYSQHPEALGLIDEMVAEGVDRAYLVSLLDQAQRQESILKAMSRPAEKRLTWGEYRKIFIEQKRIDQGLQFWREHADTLARAEQQFGVPAEVIVAIIGVETRYGRITGSYRVIDALATLGFDYPKRGAFFRGELKEYVQLVQEEKVDPLSLKGSYAGAMGYGQFIPSSFRAYAVDFDGDNKRDIWSNPVDAIGSVANYFARHGWKKGEPVTSNVVINGTADSSWFNADLKPDLTLAQWAERGISTRKDLDQTQKATLMQLEMAEGDEYRFGLHNFYVITRYNHSRLYGMAVHELSQMIGAAYRGSKQG
- a CDS encoding septal ring lytic transglycosylase RlpA family protein; protein product: MSFTQVRLSLVVVLALLAGCSSTVKQTEDSTGGTPVPEANAGRYAMKHDKAPLEMVDVSKVPDAVPRLEPKSLRGNRSPYEVLGQRYHIIEEARGYKEQGTASWYGRKFHGYETSNGEVYDMFSMTAAHKSLPLPSYVRVTNVDNGRQVVVRVNDRGPFHAGRVIDLSYAAASRLDMMGEGTARVSLEVLDPRAMLAAAPALTAGKKVAPGPGRYLQVGAFSDRAAIERIEQNIGQLSAGLNLRVSPVTQEGRTLYRVQLGPVPDSETEARLMRQLADAGYTAARPVDLPLSPE
- a CDS encoding D-alanyl-D-alanine carboxypeptidase family protein, which encodes MAQRPIYTRLCGFFLCSLLVAGPVQAETPTLNATPTLNATPTLSPAELIPASPQIAATSYLVMDAETGEILLSDKEDEQFAPASLTKMMTAYIVEYELAKGNISKDDMVLISEKAWRTEGSRMFVREGTQVKLIDLLQGIIIQSGNDASVAVAEHIAGSESAFADLMNQHAGLLGMKNTYFRNATGLPADQHMSTARDLAILARAIIRQFPENYPIYSEKYFTYNEIRQPNRNRLLWRDDSVDGLKTGHTEEAGYCLVASAKRDDMRLVSVVLGTTSEESRAQETQKLLAYAFRYYRTHKLYDGGTPLNSATVWGGQGGEVRLGLADSLAVTVPRGQTDQLEAALDVDRVIKAPVVQGQEYGRVRVMLNGEVVREVPLVALEDVAEGGLLKRIWHSILLFFLSLIG